The Gemmatimonadota bacterium genome has a segment encoding these proteins:
- a CDS encoding TolC family protein: MIRTVTNAVVSIATAAVVALPLSAQQADEIALTLDRAIELALRNNESLLSTRLEEDRARAQVREAYSEALPKLDFSSSITRNWALPEFNFGGQTFKVGTDNVINFGLDLSQTIYRGGQVGVGLRIARYYQQISTSNTERMRGDIVHQVHDGYYDVLLAEATLEVTTAAYDRAVAQYEGVQRFYEAGTVSDYDVLRARVEVTNALPPVTQARNRLAIAQANLKRLIGLPRQADIRCTGSLDVDASGLPEDIETAVDQALANRSDLKAARLQTTMNDAAIRLARGENGLDVSLSAGYLMQAQVNDPGFKSIGFNDFSRSWNTLINISIPVFDGRQNSGRIMQAQADYELSRYVERQLGKQIEVDVTEAVLNVVEASERVRAGEEAVELASRGLSIAQVQYEGGVSTQLELIDAQFVLKQAETDHVTAKYDYATATANLRNVLGMMDDRSDEQ, translated from the coding sequence ATGATTCGCACCGTAACAAATGCGGTGGTGTCGATCGCCACAGCGGCCGTCGTCGCACTTCCGTTGTCCGCCCAGCAGGCCGACGAGATCGCGCTTACGCTTGACCGGGCCATCGAGCTTGCGCTCAGAAACAACGAATCCCTGCTGAGCACCAGGCTGGAGGAAGACCGTGCCAGGGCGCAAGTGCGGGAAGCGTATTCAGAGGCACTGCCCAAGCTCGACTTCAGCAGTTCCATCACCAGGAACTGGGCTCTTCCGGAGTTCAATTTCGGCGGCCAGACCTTCAAGGTAGGCACCGACAACGTGATCAACTTCGGACTCGATCTCTCCCAGACCATATATCGGGGCGGGCAGGTCGGCGTCGGCCTGAGAATCGCGCGGTACTACCAGCAGATTTCGACGTCCAACACGGAACGGATGCGGGGGGACATCGTGCACCAGGTCCACGACGGGTATTACGATGTCCTTCTGGCCGAAGCCACGCTGGAGGTTACCACGGCGGCCTACGACCGTGCCGTCGCCCAGTACGAAGGCGTACAGCGGTTTTACGAAGCCGGGACGGTATCGGACTATGACGTGCTCAGGGCCCGGGTGGAAGTGACCAATGCCCTCCCGCCGGTCACCCAGGCCCGGAACCGGCTCGCGATCGCGCAAGCGAATCTCAAGCGCCTGATCGGACTGCCCCGGCAAGCGGATATACGGTGTACCGGCAGCCTCGACGTGGACGCATCCGGCTTGCCGGAGGACATCGAAACTGCCGTGGACCAGGCGTTGGCGAACCGATCGGACCTGAAAGCCGCCCGGTTGCAGACCACGATGAACGATGCGGCAATCCGGTTGGCACGGGGAGAAAACGGACTCGACGTATCGCTTTCCGCGGGATACCTGATGCAGGCCCAGGTGAACGACCCCGGTTTCAAGTCGATCGGGTTCAACGACTTCTCCCGAAGCTGGAACACGCTCATCAATATATCGATTCCGGTCTTCGACGGCAGGCAGAACTCGGGCCGTATCATGCAGGCCCAGGCGGACTATGAACTGTCACGTTACGTCGAGCGCCAGCTCGGGAAGCAGATCGAGGTAGACGTCACCGAGGCCGTGCTTAACGTGGTGGAGGCTTCGGAACGCGTAAGGGCGGGCGAGGAGGCCGTCGAACTGGCCAGCCGCGGCCTGTCCATCGCGCAGGTTCAGTACGAGGGCGGCGTCAGCACGCAGCTCGAGCTCATCGACGCCCAGTTCGTCCTGAAGCAGGCCGAGACCGATCACGTTACGGCGAAGTACGATTACGCCACGGCCACCGCGAATCTGCGGAATGTCCTGGGCATGATGGACGATCGATCGGATGAGCAGTAG
- a CDS encoding efflux RND transporter permease subunit produces MKVSDLAITNKISIFVLTGAVILLGFMSYLSLPRESTPSITIPIVFVATPYFGVSPADIENLVTQPIEKHLEDLSNVKVITSTSSEGISTVVIEFETDVDINNALQKVREEVDLARTEIPDDAEESTVQEINFDDIPILVINVAGTHSLVTLKDIAEDLEQRIEQIPGVLDVTVAGGLEREVQVNVDPDRLVYYGLELDDIIETIRQENLNMPGGSIKTGTLRYAVRVPGEFTTPEEIGALVVETRNRQPIVITDVAEVRFGFKEESSFARLNGLPCVTLNVQKRSGENLIQIADTVKELLDEERERLPATVNLAVLADQSKDIRSMVSDLENNIISGLILVVCVLFMFMGVRNALFVAIAIPLSMLISFIVLDILGYTLNMIVLFSLILALGMLVDNAIVIVENIYRHREEGRPLVRAAREGVGEVAVPVCTSTLTTLCAFAPMLFWPGIIGDFMSYLPATLIITLSASLFVALIINPTVCSVLLTVNTAQKDQKWLLTLRRRYSRFLMWALAHRAPVMFVTCGVLIGMIALYGVIGKGVEFFPETEPNQAYIDVNTAIGTQLDVSDGVVRQAEDFIQDVPDMNQYVASVGAASDSQNPGSGGGGGTPHRSRIIVDLLERQDREQSSFETVEMIRSRMERLIGADVEIITPQPGPPTAAPVNIEIVGEDFAVLGRLADQVMLRIENIPGLVDLKDDYDSGKPELKVEIDREQAALLEMNTAEIARAVRTAINGTEASKYRVGEEEYDIVVRFAEPERATFADLERIHIIHEDELVSLSTLARTRVDGGVGSIKRKDQERVLTIEGDVEGRLANDVLTDVQAALAALELPQGYTLRYAGENVEQEEATDFLSRAFFIALIMITLVLVTQFNSVTMPFIIMMSVVLSLIGVLLGLIVTATPFGIIMTGIGVISLAGVVVNNAIVLIDYIRKLRNRGLRRREAIVQGGVTRLRPVLLTAVTTILGLIPLTTGFSFNFMTLSLEIGGESSQWWGPMGVAVIFGLAIATVLTLIVVPVMYDFVSGWTERGDAEAKAEEESGRDSGAAVEQPVPAV; encoded by the coding sequence TTGAAAGTATCTGACCTGGCTATCACAAACAAAATCAGTATCTTCGTCCTGACCGGGGCCGTCATTCTCCTCGGTTTCATGTCGTACCTTTCCCTGCCGCGCGAATCAACCCCCTCGATCACCATACCGATTGTTTTCGTAGCCACCCCCTATTTCGGCGTGTCTCCCGCGGATATCGAGAACCTCGTTACACAGCCGATCGAGAAGCATCTCGAAGATCTGTCCAACGTGAAGGTGATCACCTCTACCTCCAGCGAGGGCATCTCGACGGTGGTCATCGAATTCGAAACCGACGTCGACATCAACAATGCGCTCCAGAAGGTTCGAGAAGAAGTCGACCTCGCGCGGACCGAGATCCCCGATGACGCGGAGGAATCCACCGTCCAGGAGATCAACTTCGACGACATACCCATCCTGGTGATCAACGTCGCGGGGACCCACAGCCTCGTAACGCTGAAAGATATCGCGGAGGACCTCGAGCAGCGCATCGAGCAGATCCCGGGCGTGCTGGACGTAACGGTCGCGGGCGGACTGGAGCGGGAAGTACAGGTCAACGTCGACCCGGACCGGCTGGTATACTACGGCCTGGAACTCGATGACATCATCGAAACGATTCGACAGGAAAATCTGAATATGCCTGGCGGTTCGATCAAGACCGGAACCCTGCGGTACGCTGTCCGGGTACCCGGTGAATTCACGACGCCGGAGGAGATCGGAGCGCTGGTGGTCGAGACCCGCAATCGGCAACCCATCGTCATCACGGACGTGGCGGAGGTCCGGTTCGGATTCAAGGAAGAATCCTCCTTCGCCCGGCTGAACGGCCTGCCCTGCGTGACTTTGAACGTACAGAAGCGCAGTGGAGAGAACCTGATTCAGATCGCCGACACCGTGAAGGAGCTGCTGGACGAAGAACGGGAAAGGTTGCCGGCGACGGTAAACCTGGCGGTCCTGGCGGACCAGTCCAAGGACATCCGTTCCATGGTCAGCGACCTGGAAAACAATATCATATCGGGCCTGATCCTCGTCGTCTGCGTGCTGTTCATGTTCATGGGCGTGCGCAACGCCCTTTTCGTGGCCATAGCGATTCCGCTGTCCATGCTGATCTCCTTCATCGTGCTCGATATCCTGGGTTACACGCTGAACATGATCGTGCTTTTCAGCCTGATCCTGGCACTCGGCATGCTGGTGGACAACGCCATCGTCATCGTCGAGAACATCTACCGCCATCGCGAGGAAGGCAGGCCCCTGGTCCGCGCCGCCCGCGAAGGCGTGGGCGAGGTGGCCGTGCCGGTCTGCACTTCCACCCTCACTACGCTGTGTGCCTTCGCCCCCATGCTGTTCTGGCCGGGCATCATCGGCGACTTCATGAGCTACCTGCCGGCCACGCTGATCATCACCCTGTCGGCCTCCCTTTTCGTCGCCCTTATCATCAATCCCACGGTCTGCTCCGTGTTGCTCACCGTGAACACGGCCCAAAAGGACCAGAAGTGGCTATTGACACTGCGCCGGCGGTACAGCCGGTTTCTCATGTGGGCGCTGGCCCACAGGGCGCCGGTCATGTTCGTTACCTGCGGCGTGCTCATTGGGATGATTGCGCTTTACGGGGTAATCGGCAAGGGTGTGGAGTTCTTCCCGGAGACCGAGCCCAACCAGGCATACATCGACGTCAATACGGCGATCGGCACCCAGCTGGACGTCTCCGACGGCGTGGTCCGGCAGGCGGAGGACTTCATACAGGACGTGCCCGACATGAACCAGTACGTCGCCAGCGTGGGGGCAGCCTCGGACTCTCAGAATCCCGGCTCGGGTGGCGGCGGCGGGACGCCCCACAGGTCGCGGATCATCGTCGACCTGCTGGAACGGCAGGACAGGGAACAGTCCTCTTTTGAAACGGTGGAGATGATCCGGAGTCGGATGGAACGTCTCATCGGCGCCGACGTGGAAATCATCACCCCGCAGCCCGGTCCACCCACCGCGGCGCCCGTCAACATTGAAATTGTGGGGGAGGATTTCGCCGTACTCGGCCGGCTGGCCGACCAGGTGATGTTGCGCATCGAGAACATCCCGGGCCTGGTGGACCTCAAGGACGACTACGATTCGGGCAAGCCTGAACTGAAAGTCGAAATCGACCGTGAACAGGCCGCCCTGCTGGAAATGAACACCGCCGAGATCGCGCGGGCGGTCCGCACCGCCATCAACGGCACGGAAGCCTCCAAGTACCGGGTCGGTGAGGAAGAATACGACATCGTGGTCCGGTTCGCCGAACCCGAGCGGGCCACTTTTGCCGACCTGGAACGCATCCACATCATCCATGAGGACGAGCTGGTCTCGCTGAGCACCCTGGCGCGGACCCGGGTTGACGGCGGCGTGGGATCTATCAAGCGGAAGGACCAGGAACGTGTGCTGACCATCGAAGGCGACGTGGAGGGCCGTCTCGCGAACGACGTGCTAACGGACGTGCAAGCCGCCCTGGCGGCACTCGAACTACCCCAGGGATACACCCTTCGGTACGCCGGTGAGAACGTCGAACAGGAAGAAGCGACCGACTTTCTGTCCAGGGCCTTTTTCATCGCCCTGATCATGATCACGCTTGTACTCGTCACGCAGTTCAATTCCGTCACCATGCCCTTCATCATCATGATGTCCGTGGTGCTGTCGCTGATCGGGGTCCTGTTGGGACTGATCGTGACGGCCACACCCTTCGGCATCATCATGACTGGAATCGGAGTCATCAGTCTGGCCGGGGTGGTCGTCAACAACGCCATTGTGCTGATCGATTACATAAGAAAACTCCGAAACCGCGGCCTGCGGCGGAGGGAAGCGATCGTCCAGGGCGGGGTGACCCGGCTGCGGCCGGTCCTTTTGACGGCGGTCACGACCATCCTCGGCCTCATTCCCCTGACCACCGGGTTCAGCTTCAATTTCATGACGCTCTCGCTCGAGATCGGTGGAGAAAGCTCGCAGTGGTGGGGTCCCATGGGGGTGGCCGTGATTTTCGGACTGGCCATAGCCACGGTGCTGACCCTGATCGTGGTGCCCGTCATGTACGACTTCGTGTCGGGATGGACCGAACGGGGCGACGCGGAGGCGAAAGCGGAGGAAGAAAGCGGGCGGGACAGCGGTGCGGCCGTTGAGCAGCCCGTACCCGCGGTATGA
- a CDS encoding efflux RND transporter periplasmic adaptor subunit: MAVVLTAAGCSESGSAANEASAVEETRSVNVVTRVVEPREFINHLRLVGEVKPVRRVVVSIEATGLVERIEIEKGESVRQDAVLARLDDELLKAAADEAEAAVNASGLTLRNQKRLLDQKALAESVYLDTKYRHDMDLARHQQAQTYLSKTVIRAPISGVVDSRNLEVGELATPGREFVDLVDIDRVKIVAGVPERHLKHVTQGTRATLTFPAYPDVTLEADISYIGTTLDPDSRTVPVEITLDNPAHRLKPEMAVTIRVVKDNIPEAIVIPQDAVIDTDQGRIVFVADQNVARSVPVALGSTSGDQVLVTDGLATGDTLIVVGHRNLVNGEAIQVRNEGM, from the coding sequence ATGGCGGTCGTACTGACGGCCGCGGGCTGCAGTGAAAGCGGCAGCGCCGCCAACGAAGCGTCCGCCGTGGAGGAGACGCGGTCTGTAAACGTGGTGACCCGGGTGGTCGAGCCCCGGGAATTCATCAACCACCTCAGACTGGTGGGCGAGGTCAAGCCGGTCCGTCGCGTCGTGGTGAGTATCGAAGCGACCGGTCTGGTTGAGCGCATCGAGATCGAAAAGGGCGAGTCTGTGCGACAGGACGCTGTGCTGGCCCGTCTGGACGACGAACTGCTCAAGGCTGCCGCCGACGAGGCCGAAGCAGCCGTAAACGCCAGCGGCCTGACCCTGCGCAACCAGAAGCGCCTGTTGGATCAGAAAGCCCTGGCGGAGTCTGTTTACCTCGACACCAAGTATCGCCATGACATGGACCTGGCGCGGCATCAGCAGGCCCAGACCTACTTGAGCAAGACGGTCATCCGGGCGCCGATCTCCGGCGTGGTGGACAGCCGAAATCTCGAGGTGGGCGAATTGGCAACGCCCGGTAGGGAGTTTGTGGACCTGGTAGATATCGACCGGGTCAAGATCGTGGCCGGAGTACCTGAACGGCATTTGAAACACGTCACTCAGGGCACGCGGGCTACCCTGACGTTTCCTGCCTATCCAGACGTCACCCTGGAAGCGGACATATCTTACATCGGAACAACGCTGGACCCGGACAGCCGAACCGTACCCGTGGAAATCACCCTGGACAATCCGGCGCACCGGCTCAAGCCCGAAATGGCCGTCACCATCCGCGTCGTCAAAGACAACATCCCGGAAGCCATCGTCATCCCCCAGGACGCCGTAATCGACACTGATCAGGGCCGTATCGTATTCGTTGCAGACCAGAATGTCGCCCGGTCCGTGCCGGTCGCACTGGGATCGACTTCCGGCGACCAGGTGCTGGTAACCGACGGGCTCGCGACGGGCGACACCCTCATTGTCGTCGGCCACCGAAACCTGGTAAACGGCGAAGCCATTCAGGTCAGAAACGAAGGGATGTAG
- a CDS encoding acetylxylan esterase, whose translation MLSDLDRSSHTVETLKAYLLSRVPRFELPDAATWEEEAGKLRRTVLEEVIFKGVPDAWRNGATEVEWGDVIETDKGYRIRKLTYRALPGQPGQPGHSGQSGQPDESDHPGLVVPALLYEPDDPAVPAPGVLNLNGHVGPPGKAVDYKQIRCVNLARRGVYALNPEWLSFGELQGPGYQHNNASYLDLCGVAGIAVFYLVMCRALEVLLDLGQVDPERIAVTGLSGGGWQTIVLAALDTRVRLAAPNAGYIGLDSRVNHRADRGDIEQNASDLAATADYPMLTALLAPRPALLMYNEYDDCCFQTARARPSVYEPVRPLYAALGSPDAFAFHNNLDPGTHNYEREHRERFYGFLNRHFLDGRPGVPSRDGEIPSEDEVRTEEALWVGTPTGNADFVSLARSLARGLERRKPPEDPAAFSRWQAAGRERLKFLLRYRPLPVERVTGQAPHARDGRRLEWPCYHLRDGWELPAVTTVPTDQSNGNMRLILADEGRKGTKALVEEAIRDKATATTVEVVMQGACGLGKAPHQWTMMLASNGGRMLGLQVAQLAAVMHHMGSARPGVAAGPDVAADPGVAARPGVAARLVVAAQGPLSSVIALMAASLCSRPFHEVILHRGLASLHRLIDEPGRYESLSSLFCFGLLAEFDIEDLIALVRPARVELRSTAEL comes from the coding sequence ATGTTGAGTGACCTGGATCGGTCATCGCACACGGTGGAAACGCTGAAGGCTTACTTGCTGAGCCGCGTCCCCCGATTTGAACTCCCCGACGCCGCTACCTGGGAAGAAGAAGCCGGCAAGTTGCGCCGGACCGTGCTGGAAGAGGTGATTTTCAAAGGCGTGCCCGATGCGTGGAGAAACGGTGCGACCGAGGTCGAGTGGGGCGACGTGATCGAAACCGACAAGGGATACCGGATTCGCAAGCTGACCTACCGCGCGCTGCCCGGTCAGCCGGGTCAGCCGGGTCATTCAGGTCAGTCGGGTCAACCGGACGAGTCGGATCATCCCGGTCTGGTCGTCCCGGCCCTCCTTTACGAACCGGATGATCCAGCCGTTCCGGCGCCGGGCGTGTTGAATCTGAACGGGCATGTGGGCCCGCCGGGCAAGGCGGTGGACTACAAGCAGATACGTTGCGTCAACCTGGCCCGCCGGGGCGTTTACGCGCTGAATCCGGAGTGGCTGAGCTTCGGGGAACTGCAGGGCCCGGGCTACCAGCACAACAACGCGAGCTATCTGGATCTGTGCGGTGTGGCCGGCATAGCCGTGTTCTACCTGGTCATGTGCCGCGCGCTGGAGGTGCTGCTGGACCTGGGACAGGTCGACCCGGAACGTATCGCCGTGACCGGACTGTCCGGCGGAGGCTGGCAGACGATCGTGCTCGCCGCCCTGGACACGAGGGTGCGACTCGCCGCGCCCAACGCCGGTTACATCGGCCTGGACAGCCGGGTTAATCACCGGGCCGACCGGGGTGACATCGAACAGAACGCGTCGGACCTCGCCGCGACGGCCGATTATCCCATGCTCACGGCTCTGCTTGCACCGCGTCCTGCCCTGCTCATGTATAACGAGTATGACGACTGTTGCTTCCAGACCGCCCGGGCTCGGCCCTCGGTCTATGAACCGGTTCGACCGCTGTACGCCGCACTCGGAAGTCCGGACGCCTTTGCATTCCACAACAACCTGGATCCCGGCACCCACAACTACGAACGGGAACACCGGGAGCGATTTTACGGGTTTTTGAACCGGCATTTCCTGGACGGCCGGCCTGGCGTGCCGTCCCGCGACGGAGAGATTCCCTCGGAAGACGAAGTCCGCACCGAAGAAGCACTGTGGGTTGGAACACCGACGGGCAACGCCGATTTCGTCTCCCTGGCCCGGTCCCTGGCCCGTGGCCTGGAACGCCGGAAGCCGCCGGAGGATCCCGCCGCTTTCTCCCGGTGGCAGGCGGCGGGCAGGGAACGGCTGAAGTTCCTGCTGCGGTACCGGCCCTTACCCGTTGAGCGTGTGACCGGCCAGGCGCCGCACGCGAGGGACGGCCGCCGGCTGGAATGGCCCTGTTACCACTTGCGCGATGGGTGGGAGCTACCCGCCGTGACCACCGTTCCCACGGACCAAAGCAACGGAAATATGCGCCTGATCCTGGCGGATGAAGGGCGGAAGGGAACGAAAGCCCTGGTAGAGGAAGCCATACGGGACAAGGCCACGGCGACGACGGTGGAAGTGGTCATGCAGGGGGCTTGCGGACTGGGCAAAGCGCCCCATCAGTGGACGATGATGCTGGCATCGAACGGAGGCCGGATGCTGGGGCTCCAGGTCGCACAGCTCGCGGCGGTCATGCATCACATGGGATCGGCCCGTCCGGGTGTCGCGGCCGGTCCGGACGTCGCGGCCGATCCAGGTGTCGCGGCCCGTCCGGGCGTCGCGGCCCGTCTGGTTGTCGCGGCACAAGGTCCCCTGTCCTCGGTGATCGCCCTGATGGCGGCGTCCCTTTGCAGCCGGCCGTTCCATGAAGTCATACTGCATCGCGGCCTTGCCAGTCTGCACCGGTTGATCGATGAACCCGGACGGTACGAATCCCTCTCGTCCCTGTTCTGCTTCGGACTGCTGGCCGAGTTCGATATCGAGGATCTCATCGCGCTGGTCCGCCCCGCACGGGTCGAACTCAGATCGACCGCCGAACTGTGA
- a CDS encoding transglutaminase family protein — protein MRYRIEHVTKYRYGLPVRNCAMSLALRPIEDRRQHVSAFRVGTEPEGSIFPVTDAFGNRRHQLHLNHEHQSLYITARSMVDVRASDAPPERCEEGAWETVRSWRDSFHKWDYMDHSGLALPSPALESFVQRIGITPAGDPLAALKRLSGALFERFEYVPGSTTISSTIEHILDTGRGVCQDYAHVMIAVARTWGIPARYVSGYLHDESAAGGAGGGTTSHAWVECRLPGPGWTGFDPTNATLADERHVRVAVGRDYQDVSPTRGVLFGGGEIQLEVEVSMETIPETPEGLSYSMREELRC, from the coding sequence GTGCGATACCGGATCGAGCATGTCACGAAGTACCGTTATGGCTTACCCGTGCGTAACTGCGCGATGTCCCTGGCGCTCAGACCGATCGAAGACCGCAGGCAGCACGTCTCCGCGTTCCGGGTCGGCACGGAACCTGAAGGCTCGATCTTTCCGGTCACGGACGCCTTCGGCAACAGGCGTCACCAGCTTCACCTGAACCACGAACACCAGTCGCTGTACATCACTGCGCGTTCCATGGTTGACGTCAGGGCAAGTGACGCACCGCCCGAAAGGTGCGAAGAAGGCGCATGGGAGACTGTCCGGAGCTGGCGCGATTCGTTTCACAAGTGGGACTATATGGATCACAGCGGCCTGGCCCTTCCTTCGCCCGCCCTGGAAAGTTTCGTGCAAAGGATCGGCATAACACCCGCGGGCGACCCGCTGGCCGCGCTGAAGAGGCTTTCCGGTGCACTCTTCGAACGCTTCGAGTACGTGCCCGGGAGCACCACGATCTCTTCCACGATCGAACACATCCTGGATACCGGCCGCGGCGTATGCCAGGATTACGCCCACGTCATGATCGCCGTCGCGCGGACCTGGGGTATTCCCGCCCGGTACGTATCCGGCTATCTCCATGACGAATCCGCGGCGGGCGGGGCAGGCGGGGGAACGACTTCGCACGCCTGGGTGGAGTGCCGGCTGCCCGGTCCCGGCTGGACGGGATTCGATCCCACGAACGCGACGCTGGCCGACGAACGCCATGTACGGGTGGCGGTGGGGCGGGACTACCAGGACGTGTCCCCCACGCGGGGCGTACTGTTCGGAGGGGGCGAAATCCAGCTTGAAGTGGAGGTAAGTATGGAAACGATACCGGAAACGCCTGAGGGTTTATCCTATTCGATGCGCGAGGAGTTGCGATGTTGA
- a CDS encoding alpha-E domain-containing protein: MLSRSAQGLYWMGRYLERAAHLSRLMQLQVETLVDRPLREIHFGWNRVYSSMNQFPPAGTLEAFGSDDYALADSYTLADHLTFEPTNPDSIWNCFAYARENARQVRNYISAEMWLSLNMTFLRLQGLTIQEIWKTAPESFYAGTAKDIATFTGVAEATMYRDDGWHFIQLGRYIERVQLSASILLSHTAAQDRQDESFDADWANLLHVFHAFDAYVHAYSVVVQPGQVLDLIVTDELLPGSVRRSLDAIASVLDAIGSGPSPDASREAASISASLCSAVRDGKNDVTAWSATLEQVNGASRKLHRQIMDAYIDYPLESLPVQ, from the coding sequence ATGCTGTCCAGAAGCGCACAGGGCCTGTACTGGATGGGCCGGTATCTCGAGCGCGCCGCACACCTCAGCCGGCTGATGCAACTGCAGGTGGAGACGCTGGTGGACCGTCCGTTGCGCGAGATCCACTTCGGATGGAACCGCGTGTACAGCAGTATGAACCAGTTTCCGCCCGCCGGTACACTTGAAGCCTTCGGGAGCGACGACTACGCGCTGGCCGACTCCTATACCCTGGCCGATCATCTTACTTTTGAACCCACGAATCCGGATTCCATATGGAACTGCTTCGCGTATGCCAGGGAGAACGCGCGGCAGGTACGCAACTACATCAGCGCCGAGATGTGGCTTTCGCTGAACATGACCTTCCTGCGCCTGCAGGGATTGACCATCCAGGAGATTTGGAAGACGGCCCCGGAGTCGTTTTACGCGGGGACGGCAAAGGATATCGCCACCTTCACCGGCGTGGCCGAAGCGACCATGTACAGGGATGATGGCTGGCATTTCATCCAGCTGGGCAGGTATATCGAACGGGTGCAACTTTCCGCATCGATCCTGTTGTCGCATACTGCGGCGCAGGACAGGCAGGACGAATCATTCGACGCGGACTGGGCGAACCTGCTGCACGTGTTCCACGCCTTCGACGCATACGTGCATGCCTACAGTGTAGTGGTTCAGCCCGGTCAGGTGCTCGACCTGATCGTAACGGACGAACTGCTTCCGGGTTCGGTGCGCCGGTCCCTCGACGCGATCGCCTCCGTGCTGGACGCCATTGGATCGGGTCCATCGCCCGATGCGAGCAGGGAAGCGGCGTCGATCAGCGCCTCCCTTTGCTCGGCCGTCCGGGACGGCAAGAACGACGTTACGGCCTGGAGCGCCACGCTGGAACAGGTGAACGGCGCCAGCCGGAAGCTCCACCGGCAGATTATGGACGCTTATATCGACTATCCCCTGGAATCCCTGCCTGTTCAATGA
- a CDS encoding circularly permuted type 2 ATP-grasp protein has product MDFDAYDLDSAFYDEMFLPDGTPRAHCRSLHESLLRLSVEELVRMQERVTHSFSSEGITFTVYGGDEAGERIMPVDCLPRILPAEEWRQLEAGLTQRLKALNRFLADVYGPARIVEDGVVPVALVRGCPQYRVEMRGVPVPHGTYVAVCGTDLVRTNEGFHVLEDNLRVPSGVSYMVANRKAVKANLRRLYRSCRVQEVEHYGRMLRETLRELAPRTDYDPCVVLLTPGVYNAAFYEHIYLAHEIGATLVEGRDLLVDGGYVYMRTTSGLQRVDVIYRRVDDDFLDPLVFRPDSLLGLPGLMGVYRAGNVTLVNAPGTGVADDKSVYAYVPDMIRYYLAEEPLLRNVKTYICRRPEDLEFTLDNLRDLVVKRVGGSGGYGMLVGPESTADEREACARALREDPADFISQPVLDLSRAPCLIGGRAAARHVDLRPFVLHGRETRIVPGAFCRVALREGSLVVNSSQGGGGKDVWVLGD; this is encoded by the coding sequence ATGGATTTTGACGCATACGACCTGGACAGCGCTTTCTACGACGAGATGTTCCTGCCTGACGGTACGCCGCGCGCTCATTGCCGCAGCCTGCACGAATCTCTGCTCCGGCTTTCCGTCGAAGAACTTGTTCGCATGCAGGAACGGGTCACGCATTCCTTTTCCAGCGAAGGCATCACGTTTACGGTATACGGCGGAGACGAAGCCGGCGAGCGCATCATGCCCGTCGACTGCCTGCCCCGGATCCTGCCCGCCGAAGAATGGCGGCAGCTCGAAGCTGGACTTACCCAGCGGCTGAAGGCGCTGAACCGATTCCTTGCCGATGTGTACGGTCCTGCCCGCATTGTCGAAGACGGAGTCGTCCCGGTCGCCCTGGTACGCGGCTGTCCCCAGTACCGCGTCGAAATGCGGGGCGTGCCCGTGCCGCACGGGACGTATGTCGCGGTCTGCGGCACCGACCTGGTCCGCACGAACGAAGGATTCCATGTGCTCGAGGACAACCTGCGCGTGCCTTCCGGCGTTTCCTACATGGTCGCCAACCGGAAGGCGGTCAAGGCCAACCTGCGCCGGCTCTACCGCAGTTGCCGGGTGCAGGAAGTCGAGCACTACGGGCGCATGCTTCGCGAAACGCTGAGGGAACTCGCTCCGCGCACGGATTACGATCCTTGCGTGGTACTGCTGACGCCCGGTGTATACAACGCGGCGTTTTACGAGCACATCTACCTGGCGCACGAGATCGGGGCGACCCTCGTCGAGGGCCGGGACCTGCTGGTCGATGGCGGTTATGTATACATGCGCACCACTTCGGGGCTGCAGAGGGTGGACGTCATCTACCGCCGGGTGGACGACGATTTCCTGGATCCGCTCGTATTCCGGCCGGATTCCCTGCTGGGCCTCCCCGGCCTCATGGGTGTCTACCGGGCAGGAAACGTCACCCTGGTGAATGCGCCGGGTACGGGCGTAGCGGACGACAAGAGCGTATACGCATACGTCCCCGACATGATCCGCTATTACCTGGCCGAAGAACCGTTGCTGCGGAACGTGAAGACCTACATCTGCCGACGGCCGGAGGATCTTGAATTCACCCTGGACAACCTCCGGGACCTCGTCGTGAAACGGGTGGGCGGTTCGGGGGGATACGGCATGCTGGTCGGGCCGGAATCGACGGCTGATGAACGAGAAGCCTGCGCCCGTGCATTGCGGGAAGACCCCGCGGACTTCATTTCGCAGCCCGTACTGGACCTTTCGCGCGCGCCCTGCCTGATCGGGGGCCGTGCCGCGGCGCGGCACGTGGACCTGCGGCCCTTCGTGCTCCATGGCCGCGAGACCCGTATCGTGCCGGGCGCGTTCTGCCGGGTGGCGCTGCGGGAGGGCAGCCTGGTCGTAAACTCCAGCCAGGGGGGCGGAGGCAAGGACGTCTGGGTACTGGGGGACTGA